A single genomic interval of Halorubrum aethiopicum harbors:
- a CDS encoding DUF7310 family coiled-coil domain-containing protein, with product MANETNASGSATDRARLEERLDAVERTLTGTDRSVAGVVDGAAADAEREAIAERLDAIETRIEELEAATQAVRGYAGAIRAVNREVERRADLALARATAARGGASPVADASTDGGSVGDGGERSGGGSPESGEIPDDDALDAAVPGDTGTTRDGASGGTDEKSNPLERLREAL from the coding sequence ATGGCAAACGAGACGAACGCGAGCGGATCGGCGACCGACCGTGCCCGCCTCGAGGAGCGGCTCGACGCGGTCGAGCGCACGCTCACCGGGACGGACCGGTCGGTCGCGGGAGTCGTCGACGGCGCGGCTGCCGACGCCGAACGCGAGGCGATCGCGGAACGACTCGACGCGATCGAGACGCGGATCGAGGAGCTCGAGGCGGCGACGCAGGCCGTCCGCGGGTACGCGGGCGCGATCCGCGCGGTCAACCGGGAGGTCGAGCGGCGCGCCGACCTGGCGCTCGCGCGGGCCACGGCCGCCCGAGGAGGGGCCTCTCCCGTCGCCGACGCTTCGACGGACGGCGGGAGCGTCGGAGACGGAGGCGAACGCTCCGGGGGCGGAAGCCCCGAGAGCGGAGAGATCCCCGACGACGACGCGCTCGACGCCGCGGTCCCCGGCGACACCGGGACGACGCGGGACGGAGCGAGCGGAGGCACCGACGAGAAATCGAATCCCCTCGAACGGCTTCGTGAGGCCCTGTAG
- a CDS encoding type II secretion system F family protein translates to MASALATVVALVSDRGGADGGGSTEPGSDELRRAVAFLEWESSAGRAIETGYRVGIGVGLCFAVAGVLLVGTVPGLLAGVAGGLAATHAVHRGPVWLAALRRTRALGATPGLVGRLVLRMRLDPSTERAVRFAARTGRGPLAENLSRHERRCVNGPTSGLREFAREWSAWFPAIERASTLVRTAAAAPPERRGRCLDRALETTLSGTTERLAEFVGNVQGPVSALYAFGVLLPLALVALLPAAAASGVPIPPAAVAGIYLFALPVCLLVAAAWLLSKRPVAFPPPTIGSDHPDVPERRVHAVALGAGSGVAAGIVSGSLVASWAAPIGAVGVGVGTTLVVLVRPRRAVLSTVTAIESGLPDAMTIVGGDVAEGVSVERAVANAGDKLDGATGEVFELAARRSDTLRVDVREAFLGDGGPAATVPSPRVQGTVALLAVAAREGRPAGDVLLELADQLERLRELERDARRQLATVTGTLANTAAVFAPLVGGATVALATGVESVGTGGLETTAAMASDPLAADAAGPVPPTESESEEVASALSVPVLGRIVGVYVVLLAGILTALGTGLERGFDGTLVAYRIGIALPTATTTYLLAFAAAGMLL, encoded by the coding sequence GTGGCGTCCGCGCTCGCGACGGTCGTCGCGCTCGTGAGCGACCGCGGCGGTGCCGACGGCGGCGGATCGACCGAACCGGGATCGGACGAACTCCGACGCGCGGTCGCGTTCCTCGAGTGGGAGTCGTCGGCCGGGCGGGCGATCGAGACCGGATATCGCGTCGGGATCGGCGTGGGACTCTGCTTCGCCGTCGCCGGCGTGCTCCTCGTCGGGACCGTCCCCGGGCTGCTGGCGGGCGTTGCGGGCGGGCTCGCGGCGACGCACGCGGTACACCGAGGACCGGTGTGGCTCGCGGCGCTCCGGCGAACTCGCGCGCTCGGAGCGACTCCCGGACTCGTCGGACGGCTCGTCCTCCGGATGCGTCTCGATCCGTCGACGGAGCGCGCGGTGCGGTTCGCCGCGCGGACCGGTCGCGGACCGCTCGCCGAGAACCTGTCGCGGCACGAACGACGGTGCGTCAACGGCCCGACAAGCGGGCTCCGCGAGTTCGCCCGCGAGTGGAGCGCGTGGTTTCCGGCGATCGAACGGGCGTCGACGCTCGTTCGGACGGCGGCGGCCGCGCCGCCGGAGCGCCGCGGCCGGTGTCTCGACCGGGCGCTCGAGACGACGCTCTCGGGGACGACGGAGCGGCTGGCCGAGTTCGTCGGGAACGTCCAGGGACCGGTGTCGGCGCTGTACGCCTTCGGCGTGCTCCTGCCGCTGGCGCTCGTGGCGCTGCTCCCGGCCGCGGCCGCCTCGGGCGTGCCGATCCCGCCGGCGGCCGTCGCCGGGATATACCTGTTTGCTCTGCCCGTCTGCCTCCTCGTCGCGGCCGCGTGGCTCCTCTCGAAGCGTCCCGTCGCGTTCCCGCCGCCGACGATCGGGAGCGACCACCCAGATGTCCCGGAGCGGCGGGTCCACGCGGTCGCCCTCGGCGCCGGATCCGGCGTCGCCGCCGGGATCGTCTCCGGCTCGCTCGTCGCGTCGTGGGCAGCGCCGATCGGCGCGGTCGGCGTTGGGGTCGGGACGACGCTCGTCGTCCTCGTCCGGCCGCGACGGGCGGTGCTCTCGACGGTCACGGCGATCGAGAGCGGGCTTCCCGACGCGATGACGATCGTCGGTGGCGACGTCGCCGAGGGCGTCTCGGTCGAGCGGGCAGTGGCGAACGCCGGCGACAAGCTCGACGGCGCGACCGGCGAGGTCTTCGAACTCGCCGCACGACGCAGCGACACCCTTCGCGTCGACGTCCGCGAGGCGTTTCTGGGTGACGGCGGACCGGCGGCGACGGTTCCCTCGCCGAGGGTTCAGGGGACCGTCGCCCTGCTGGCGGTCGCGGCGCGGGAGGGGCGACCGGCCGGGGACGTGTTGTTGGAGCTCGCGGACCAGCTCGAGCGGCTTCGAGAGCTGGAGCGCGACGCGCGGAGACAGCTCGCGACGGTGACGGGCACGCTGGCGAACACCGCGGCGGTGTTCGCTCCGCTGGTCGGCGGCGCGACCGTCGCGCTCGCGACCGGAGTCGAGTCGGTCGGGACGGGAGGGCTCGAGACGACCGCCGCGATGGCGAGCGACCCGCTCGCGGCCGACGCCGCCGGGCCGGTTCCGCCGACCGAAAGCGAGAGCGAGGAGGTCGCGAGTGCGCTGTCGGTGCCGGTCCTCGGCCGGATCGTCGGCGTCTACGTGGTCCTCCTCGCCGGGATCCTCACGGCGCTCGGAACGGGGCTCGAGCGGGGCTTCGACGGGACGCTCGTCGCGTACCGGATCGGGATCGCGCTGCCGACGGCGACGACGACGTACCTCCTCGCGTTCGCCGCGGCAGGGATGCTGTTATAG
- a CDS encoding tubulin/FtsZ family protein encodes MKALLVGVGQAGGKLATALSEFDAEMGFGAVRDALAVNTAAADLEPLPLDTVLVGQSRVNGHGVGGDNELGAEVMDEDAVEVLDALAPRMTAEIEAVVVVAGLGGGTGSGGAPVLVRELSRVYDVPIYALGVLPGRDEGALYQVNAGRSLKTLVREADATILLDNDAWRSAGESVEGGYAAINESMAKRVGLLLAAGEATQGVGESVVDTSEVINTLRAGGMAAVGYASSPAAEDAGENVNTVTSTVRSAVMTGLSLPNATDADAGLVAVAGDPDRISRKGAEKARKWLQEETGSMQVRGGDFPMNSDRIAAVVLLAGVERSRRVEEFLERARQAVRDEPEAKPDPASAFHNDEIDDLM; translated from the coding sequence ATGAAGGCCCTCCTCGTCGGCGTCGGACAGGCGGGCGGCAAGCTCGCGACCGCCCTCTCCGAGTTCGACGCGGAGATGGGGTTCGGTGCGGTCCGCGACGCCCTCGCCGTCAACACCGCCGCGGCCGACCTCGAACCCCTCCCGCTCGACACGGTGCTCGTCGGGCAGTCCCGCGTGAACGGCCACGGCGTCGGCGGCGACAACGAACTCGGCGCGGAGGTGATGGACGAGGACGCGGTCGAGGTGCTGGACGCGCTCGCCCCCCGGATGACCGCGGAGATCGAGGCGGTCGTCGTCGTCGCCGGCCTCGGCGGCGGCACCGGCTCCGGCGGCGCGCCGGTGCTCGTCCGCGAACTCTCGCGGGTGTACGACGTGCCGATCTACGCGCTCGGCGTGCTCCCCGGCCGCGACGAGGGCGCGCTGTATCAGGTGAACGCCGGCCGGTCGCTGAAGACGCTCGTTAGGGAGGCTGACGCGACGATCCTCCTCGACAACGACGCCTGGCGCTCGGCGGGCGAGAGCGTCGAGGGCGGCTACGCCGCGATCAACGAGTCGATGGCGAAACGCGTCGGGCTGCTGCTCGCGGCCGGCGAGGCCACGCAGGGAGTCGGCGAGTCAGTCGTCGACACCAGCGAGGTGATAAACACCCTCCGGGCCGGCGGGATGGCCGCGGTCGGGTACGCCTCCTCACCCGCCGCCGAGGACGCGGGCGAGAACGTCAACACCGTGACGAGCACGGTCCGCAGCGCGGTGATGACCGGGCTCTCGCTGCCGAACGCCACCGACGCCGACGCCGGCCTCGTCGCGGTCGCCGGCGACCCGGACCGGATCTCCCGGAAGGGCGCGGAGAAGGCCCGCAAGTGGCTTCAAGAGGAGACGGGGTCGATGCAGGTCCGCGGCGGCGACTTCCCGATGAACTCCGACCGGATCGCGGCCGTGGTGCTGCTCGCGGGCGTCGAGCGCTCGAGGCGCGTCGAGGAGTTCCTCGAGCGCGCCAGACAGGCCGTCCGCGACGAGCCGGAGGCGAAGCCGGACCCCGCGTCCGCGTTCCACAACGACGAGATCGACGACCTGATGTGA
- a CDS encoding DUF7286 family protein gives MAGSRRARSLSLADDERARVPFALVGVLLLVTSSAYAAGVVDQGLVSEDRSVERAVERVDADATAALRHAAREAAHDAAARPVTRATTIGGGADPAWRAAGGTPTDAVRSGSAFEDAFRIRLALAGAEALDAVTADVGDVSATVGLERVDGPLAPDDLETLRETVRVSAAADGTATRVVFEDVTVTATRGGRTVAERTENRTVVVAVPTLAAHERTERFERRLNRGPVEGPGLGRQLTASLYPMAWARGYGQYARAPIRNVIANRHVELSTNAGIVRTQRDVFGTSDPDARGGVAEATARTGLTDLLTPTDLDESAWSDRVLDTPTPDAKAGSDGFGPARNHSDETTSVSVGHAADVAAVSLHDDLEAEIRGSYRVEASLDVSADRIVYGGRPRPPRPSGGPGRWRRVGVSVDETTRVVSDDEVPTGVPSGVVESGESVEFGSTSREVRIERVATGRWKRVVRRKVVVEPAVVDENGTVLEPARYGMRDVVVDRETTRATATDRYRVSVDVTGRYEPRDRAPDRPTATFGSGRGVAGIDLAGTPDAARSDLGVDDARDVDELARDAVDHGDVERSTVVFGERSDRAVDRIRSDLDDRREEVRGIESELSMEEMAVGEADPYAGLADELRDRRRDLVDAPETYEGAVDRARIAVRVAYLEAVVDELESASGDEEVATDAFLERVEDAFGGPSIGEIIASREVARDTEAYRVGEDGPGGAVELTPNASPGYLPRTAVDGATVEAVDGTTTRPLAVRNLNYVTVPYGDVAGGVVERVLGDGDSVRIGDAGRVLLAADRSLVGRDDPDLRADRDELAERVGSARATVDRELVDALGERTALTRAERRSVVESVAAGYGSEGSRAVAIADGEYADRVAAEAARVGSLSDGREGALAARLRVALLDAAGRDAVRVPARFVDGPTRAVRERVRGNLEGAVEDELRRGGEAAVERWASDSDRAVARWVREPNRSVGAGLPVAPVPGYWVATVNAWRVEARGEYPRFTLSGDVGTPDRPFEYVREESTVTVDVGGERVQLGRTEPVRFETETIVVVAVPAGPPGVGDVNGVRDETSPGW, from the coding sequence ATGGCGGGTTCCCGACGCGCTCGGTCGCTGTCGCTCGCCGACGACGAGCGGGCCCGCGTTCCGTTCGCGCTCGTCGGCGTGTTGCTCCTCGTGACCAGTTCGGCGTACGCCGCCGGCGTCGTCGATCAGGGGCTCGTGAGCGAGGACCGTAGCGTCGAGCGCGCCGTCGAGCGCGTCGACGCGGACGCGACGGCGGCACTGAGACACGCCGCTCGCGAGGCCGCTCACGACGCCGCCGCGCGGCCGGTCACCCGGGCGACGACGATCGGTGGCGGTGCGGACCCCGCGTGGCGGGCCGCCGGCGGGACGCCGACGGACGCGGTACGTTCCGGCTCCGCCTTCGAGGACGCGTTCCGGATCCGCCTGGCGCTCGCCGGCGCGGAGGCGCTGGACGCGGTGACCGCCGATGTCGGCGACGTCTCGGCCACGGTCGGGCTCGAGCGGGTCGACGGTCCGCTCGCGCCGGACGATCTGGAGACGCTCCGCGAGACGGTCCGCGTGAGCGCCGCCGCGGACGGAACGGCAACCCGCGTGGTCTTCGAGGACGTGACGGTGACCGCGACGCGAGGCGGGCGCACCGTCGCCGAACGGACGGAGAACCGAACCGTCGTCGTCGCCGTGCCGACGCTGGCCGCCCACGAACGGACCGAACGGTTCGAGAGACGGCTGAACCGCGGTCCCGTCGAAGGCCCGGGCCTCGGCCGACAGCTGACCGCCAGCCTCTATCCGATGGCGTGGGCGCGCGGGTACGGCCAGTACGCGCGTGCGCCGATCCGGAACGTGATCGCGAACCGGCACGTCGAGCTGTCGACGAACGCCGGCATCGTCAGGACCCAGCGGGACGTGTTCGGCACGAGCGATCCGGACGCCCGCGGCGGCGTCGCCGAGGCGACGGCGAGGACCGGGTTGACGGACCTCCTCACGCCGACGGATCTGGACGAGTCGGCGTGGAGCGATCGCGTCCTCGACACGCCGACGCCGGACGCGAAGGCCGGATCGGACGGGTTCGGACCGGCGCGGAACCACTCCGACGAGACGACGTCGGTCTCGGTCGGCCACGCGGCCGACGTGGCCGCCGTGTCGCTTCACGACGACCTCGAGGCCGAGATCCGGGGGAGCTACCGCGTGGAGGCGTCGCTCGACGTCTCGGCGGACCGGATCGTCTACGGCGGGCGGCCGCGACCGCCGCGGCCGAGCGGCGGTCCGGGCAGGTGGCGGCGCGTCGGCGTGAGCGTCGACGAGACGACTCGTGTCGTCTCCGACGACGAGGTCCCGACGGGCGTCCCGTCCGGCGTCGTCGAGTCGGGCGAGAGCGTCGAGTTCGGCTCGACGAGTCGCGAGGTCCGGATCGAACGGGTCGCGACCGGGCGATGGAAGCGAGTCGTGAGACGGAAGGTCGTCGTCGAACCGGCGGTGGTGGACGAGAACGGAACCGTCCTGGAGCCGGCGAGGTACGGGATGCGTGACGTGGTGGTCGACCGGGAGACGACGCGGGCGACCGCGACCGACCGGTACCGCGTCTCGGTCGACGTAACCGGGAGGTATGAGCCGCGGGACCGCGCCCCCGACCGGCCAACCGCGACGTTCGGTTCGGGGCGCGGAGTCGCGGGGATCGACCTCGCCGGAACGCCCGACGCCGCCCGATCGGATCTCGGCGTCGACGACGCTCGCGACGTCGACGAACTGGCTCGCGACGCGGTCGACCACGGCGACGTCGAGCGGTCGACCGTCGTGTTCGGGGAGCGGTCGGATCGGGCGGTCGATCGGATCAGGTCCGACCTCGACGACCGCCGGGAGGAGGTCCGGGGGATCGAATCCGAACTGTCCATGGAGGAGATGGCGGTCGGCGAGGCGGACCCGTACGCTGGGCTCGCCGACGAGCTTCGCGACCGCCGCCGCGACCTCGTGGACGCGCCGGAAACCTACGAGGGGGCGGTCGATCGGGCCCGAATCGCCGTACGGGTCGCCTATCTCGAGGCGGTCGTCGACGAGCTGGAATCGGCGAGCGGGGACGAGGAGGTAGCCACCGACGCGTTCCTCGAACGGGTGGAGGACGCGTTCGGCGGGCCCTCGATCGGGGAGATCATCGCCAGCCGCGAGGTCGCCCGCGACACGGAGGCGTATCGAGTCGGCGAGGACGGCCCCGGCGGCGCCGTCGAGTTGACCCCGAACGCCTCCCCCGGATACCTCCCGCGGACCGCCGTCGACGGGGCGACCGTCGAGGCGGTCGACGGGACGACGACCCGGCCGCTCGCCGTTCGGAACCTCAACTACGTGACGGTTCCGTACGGCGACGTGGCCGGCGGCGTCGTCGAGCGCGTCCTCGGAGACGGCGACAGCGTGCGGATCGGCGATGCCGGACGCGTCCTCCTCGCGGCCGACCGGTCGCTCGTCGGTCGCGACGATCCCGATCTCCGTGCCGACCGTGACGAACTGGCCGAGCGAGTCGGATCCGCGAGGGCGACCGTCGACCGCGAACTGGTCGACGCGCTCGGGGAGCGGACCGCGCTGACGCGCGCCGAGCGGCGGTCGGTCGTCGAGTCGGTGGCCGCCGGGTACGGTTCCGAGGGGTCGCGGGCGGTCGCCATCGCCGACGGTGAGTACGCGGACCGCGTCGCCGCCGAGGCCGCGAGGGTCGGGTCGCTCTCGGACGGGAGGGAGGGAGCGCTCGCCGCGCGGCTCCGCGTCGCGCTCCTGGACGCGGCCGGCCGGGACGCCGTTCGAGTCCCGGCGAGATTCGTCGACGGCCCCACGAGAGCGGTTCGCGAACGGGTTCGGGGCAACCTCGAGGGCGCGGTCGAGGACGAACTGCGGCGCGGCGGCGAGGCGGCCGTCGAGCGCTGGGCGTCGGACTCGGATCGGGCCGTCGCGCGCTGGGTGAGGGAGCCGAATCGGAGCGTCGGTGCGGGGCTTCCGGTCGCTCCCGTCCCGGGGTACTGGGTGGCGACGGTCAACGCGTGGCGCGTGGAGGCGCGCGGCGAGTATCCGCGGTTCACCCTGTCCGGCGACGTTGGGACGCCGGACCGGCCCTTCGAGTACGTCCGCGAGGAGTCGACGGTGACCGTCGACGTCGGCGGCGAGCGGGTCCAACTGGGCCGAACGGAGCCGGTTCGGTTCGAGACCGAGACGATCGTCGTCGTCGCGGTTCCCGCGGGGCCGCCGGGCGTCGGCGACGTGAACGGGGTTCGGGACGAGACCTCCCCCGGCTGGTGA
- a CDS encoding DUF7283 family protein has translation MFETHLDATYAWLGLALVSVATVGVVAALPAAPPPDADGVAHTLGSVADGEYVATAEHGLAADRMRLTPHAIELESDGGSARSTVRGPPITPVSPGGSAVDPQLRRVLDGVPPRAAFEDPEAFADAAARARAEDHRWRTAPRRLTVRQVRYGGTRVTLVG, from the coding sequence ATGTTCGAGACACACCTCGACGCCACTTACGCGTGGCTCGGCCTCGCGCTGGTGAGCGTCGCGACCGTCGGCGTGGTGGCCGCGCTCCCCGCGGCCCCGCCGCCGGACGCGGACGGAGTCGCACACACGCTCGGCTCGGTCGCCGACGGCGAGTACGTCGCGACCGCCGAACACGGACTGGCGGCCGACCGGATGCGGCTCACGCCGCACGCGATCGAACTCGAGAGCGACGGCGGCTCCGCCCGTTCGACCGTCCGCGGACCACCGATAACGCCCGTCTCTCCCGGCGGGTCCGCCGTCGACCCGCAACTTCGTCGGGTGTTGGACGGCGTTCCGCCGCGAGCCGCGTTCGAGGACCCCGAGGCGTTCGCCGACGCGGCGGCCCGGGCGCGAGCGGAGGATCACCGGTGGCGGACCGCCCCGCGGCGGCTGACCGTTCGGCAGGTGCGGTACGGAGGAACCCGTGTCACGCTCGTCGGGTGA
- a CDS encoding DUF7285 family protein: protein MSRSSGERLGEADRAAVEPLTALVAVLAVGAALGLYATALEDATPEPADPTADAVLDRIERDATVGGIVRPERLYHLESETPTVVELETERRRWRVGVGSASPSAGGRIDPRSPAVAQRSVTVAVAPGENVRGRLRVAIGR, encoded by the coding sequence GTGTCACGCTCGTCGGGTGAGCGTCTCGGCGAGGCCGACCGCGCCGCAGTCGAACCGCTCACCGCGCTGGTCGCCGTACTCGCGGTCGGCGCGGCCCTCGGGCTGTACGCGACCGCCCTCGAGGACGCGACGCCGGAGCCGGCAGATCCGACCGCCGACGCGGTCCTCGACCGGATCGAACGCGACGCGACGGTCGGCGGGATCGTCCGTCCGGAACGGCTGTATCACCTCGAGTCCGAAACGCCGACGGTCGTCGAACTGGAGACTGAGCGGCGGCGGTGGCGGGTCGGCGTCGGATCGGCTTCCCCGTCCGCCGGCGGACGGATCGATCCCCGATCGCCCGCGGTCGCGCAGCGATCGGTGACCGTGGCCGTCGCTCCCGGCGAGAACGTTCGCGGCAGACTTCGTGTGGCGATCGGACGATGA
- a CDS encoding DUF7311 family protein, protein MIRVVLTALLAVALLAVSTPALEDARTDTTVERLETETDRLERAAGGITADSVAVADPSLAARTSLVVSAPTGLLAAPIDRLALAEPARTDAATETRVAEGVVLVYRLRHGSIRRVSVAPPTDAIGIDLREGPIELDPDGETALELRLVDDGGPTVRIARVG, encoded by the coding sequence GTGATCCGCGTCGTCCTGACGGCCCTCCTCGCTGTCGCGCTCCTGGCCGTCTCGACGCCAGCGCTCGAGGACGCCCGAACGGACACGACCGTCGAGCGACTCGAAACGGAGACGGACCGCCTCGAGCGCGCCGCGGGCGGGATAACCGCCGACTCGGTCGCCGTCGCGGACCCGAGCCTCGCGGCGCGAACGTCCCTCGTCGTGTCCGCGCCGACCGGCCTCCTCGCAGCCCCGATCGATCGCCTCGCGCTTGCGGAGCCAGCGCGAACGGACGCGGCGACGGAGACCCGCGTCGCCGAGGGAGTCGTCCTCGTGTATCGGCTCCGACACGGGTCGATCCGGCGAGTTTCGGTCGCGCCGCCGACGGACGCGATCGGGATCGACCTCCGTGAGGGACCGATCGAACTCGATCCGGACGGCGAGACGGCCCTCGAACTGCGGCTGGTCGACGACGGCGGGCCGACGGTCCGGATCGCCCGGGTCGGCTGA
- a CDS encoding ATPase, T2SS/T4P/T4SS family, translating to MNLALSSLPRFGTDDECGCDASFERPVGTGVDDRVVLAVDANGCPGHGDLAESPACLAVVIEALADRDADVVRTEHAGRERAYAGRAAASLLAAGRFRERVEFHDTRLAERVTRDPVGAAREATGRAGPVGRIAAETGLKEAVAGIDRTAEAVRAHVGPSVAATRVAADPPPGATLVDRWELETGATVRLYEGTGALRTYHLTPPTAAFDADAFETLDAAKERLLADPRGGDRAPGRAVRAVANPGDPVDALSATLRRHTHGYGAFEHVFADDRVSDATLSAPVAENPLRVVLDGERCHTNVRLPPEGAATLASRLRRTSGRAFSRAAPTLDATVDAESGTVRVAATTAPASDGLSFTFRRGDPEAWTLARLVAVGTLSPAAAGLLSVAVERGVTGLVAGGRGAGKTTALGSLLWELPPDARSILIEDTPELPADALADADRDVQRLRVGDGAEPTPTEAVRTALRLGGGALVVGEVRGGEAAALYEAMRVGATGETVLGTIHGEDPAAVRERVVTDLGVTLSSFASTDLLVVLDDHRVETIVEVTDHGDEVSFDALFDRTADGLAPAGRIERGESRLVDDLAETGESYAAVREAIGRREERIRTAAVTGRTTSDRYAGWRR from the coding sequence ATGAACCTGGCTCTCTCCTCGCTCCCGCGGTTCGGAACCGACGACGAGTGCGGCTGTGACGCGTCCTTCGAGCGGCCGGTCGGAACGGGGGTGGACGACCGCGTCGTGCTCGCGGTCGACGCGAACGGCTGTCCGGGGCACGGCGACCTCGCCGAGAGTCCGGCGTGTCTCGCCGTCGTGATCGAGGCGCTCGCCGACCGCGACGCCGACGTCGTTCGGACCGAACACGCGGGCCGCGAACGCGCGTACGCCGGACGGGCGGCCGCGTCCCTGCTCGCCGCGGGACGCTTTCGCGAGCGCGTCGAGTTCCACGATACGCGGCTCGCGGAGCGCGTGACCCGGGACCCGGTCGGAGCCGCCCGAGAGGCGACCGGACGCGCGGGGCCGGTCGGACGGATCGCCGCCGAGACGGGGCTCAAGGAGGCGGTCGCCGGGATCGACCGAACGGCGGAGGCGGTCCGGGCGCACGTCGGACCGAGCGTGGCGGCGACGCGGGTCGCGGCCGACCCGCCGCCGGGAGCGACGCTCGTCGACCGGTGGGAGCTCGAGACGGGCGCGACGGTCAGGCTCTACGAGGGGACGGGCGCACTCCGGACGTACCACCTCACGCCGCCGACGGCGGCGTTCGACGCGGACGCGTTCGAGACGCTCGACGCCGCGAAGGAGCGGCTGCTCGCGGATCCGAGAGGGGGAGACAGAGCCCCGGGTCGAGCGGTGAGAGCGGTCGCGAACCCCGGCGATCCCGTCGACGCGCTCTCCGCCACGCTCCGTCGACACACCCACGGGTACGGCGCGTTCGAACACGTCTTCGCCGACGACCGCGTCAGCGACGCGACCCTCTCCGCGCCGGTCGCCGAGAACCCCCTTCGCGTCGTCCTCGACGGGGAGCGCTGTCACACGAACGTCAGGCTCCCGCCGGAGGGGGCCGCGACGCTCGCGTCCCGGCTCCGTCGAACGAGCGGTCGGGCGTTCTCCCGAGCGGCACCGACGCTCGACGCGACCGTCGACGCCGAGTCGGGGACGGTCCGGGTGGCGGCGACGACCGCGCCCGCGAGCGACGGGCTCTCGTTCACCTTCCGCCGCGGCGACCCGGAGGCCTGGACGCTCGCCCGTCTCGTCGCCGTCGGGACGCTCTCGCCCGCGGCGGCCGGGCTCCTCTCGGTCGCCGTCGAGCGGGGCGTCACGGGACTCGTCGCCGGCGGCCGCGGGGCCGGAAAGACCACCGCGCTCGGCTCCCTGCTGTGGGAGCTTCCGCCCGACGCGCGGTCGATCCTGATCGAGGACACGCCGGAACTCCCCGCCGACGCGCTCGCGGACGCCGACCGGGACGTTCAGCGGCTCCGCGTCGGCGACGGGGCCGAGCCGACGCCGACCGAGGCGGTGCGGACCGCGCTCCGACTCGGGGGCGGGGCCCTCGTCGTCGGCGAGGTGCGCGGCGGGGAGGCGGCGGCGCTGTACGAGGCGATGCGCGTCGGGGCCACCGGCGAGACCGTCCTCGGAACGATCCACGGCGAGGACCCGGCGGCGGTCCGCGAGCGGGTCGTCACGGACCTCGGCGTGACGCTCTCGTCGTTCGCGTCCACGGACCTGCTCGTCGTGTTGGACGACCACCGCGTGGAAACGATCGTCGAGGTTACCGACCACGGCGACGAGGTGAGCTTCGACGCGCTGTTCGACCGGACGGCCGACGGACTCGCGCCCGCCGGCCGGATCGAGAGGGGCGAGAGCCGCCTCGTCGACGACCTCGCCGAGACCGGGGAGTCGTACGCGGCCGTCCGGGAGGCGATCGGTCGACGCGAGGAGCGGATCCGCACGGCGGCGGTGACCGGCCGGACGACGTCCGACCGCTACGCGGGGTGGCGACGGTGA
- a CDS encoding DUF7284 family protein, translated as MTSTVLDVTVMLLCVSASVVALGAVESDSETERDAAADVADRLATETATVSYEVNDGDHDSRTVHATLAELLATAVGRPPGTDGEIRDRFRSRVIERVTDALGGRTRVDVRYESDGSPPAELPARDGEFHPRPGGETAAWTLTVGSEPPASTDVTAAVLTHPGSKRTDGSGQGRVRIVVRAW; from the coding sequence ATGACGAGCACCGTCCTCGACGTGACGGTCATGCTGCTCTGCGTCTCCGCGAGCGTCGTCGCGCTCGGAGCGGTCGAAAGCGACTCCGAGACGGAACGGGACGCCGCCGCGGACGTCGCCGATCGGCTCGCGACGGAGACCGCGACGGTGAGCTACGAGGTGAACGACGGGGATCACGACTCGCGAACGGTTCACGCGACCCTCGCGGAGCTGCTCGCGACGGCCGTTGGGAGACCGCCAGGAACCGACGGCGAGATCCGGGATCGGTTCCGGTCCCGCGTCATCGAACGGGTGACGGACGCGCTCGGCGGACGAACTCGCGTCGACGTGCGGTACGAGTCGGACGGTTCGCCGCCGGCCGAACTCCCCGCTCGGGACGGTGAGTTCCACCCGCGACCCGGCGGCGAGACGGCCGCGTGGACGCTCACGGTCGGGAGCGAACCGCCCGCGAGCACCGACGTAACCGCGGCCGTCCTCACGCATCCCGGCTCGAAGCGGACCGACGGGAGCGGTCAGGGACGGGTTCGGATCGTCGTGAGGGCGTGGTAG